The following proteins come from a genomic window of Schistocerca gregaria isolate iqSchGreg1 chromosome X, iqSchGreg1.2, whole genome shotgun sequence:
- the LOC126297955 gene encoding uncharacterized protein LOC126297955, with protein MVLEAKEVTIGVLQGSTLGPLPCLIYVNDLCLSQDKAKRILFAHDKNLILSDIKSPLHMTSHNFLKSIETWFCVNKISLNATKTNYLQFGKIIQGEDIILEFDDSKIETMQFAKVLGLNMPPKVLELRQATKDLDKVHLLKEVHL; from the exons ATGGTTTTGGAAGCAAAAGAAGTAACCATAGGTGTCCTGCAGGGAAGCACCTTAGGCCCACTACCCTGTCTTATTTATGTGAATGATTTGTGTTTATCACAGGATAAAGCCAAACGTATATTATTTGCTCATGATAAAAACCTAATACTGAGTGACATTAAAAGCCCATTACATATGACTTCACATAACTTCTTGAAAAGTATTGAGACTTGGTTCTGTGTAAACAAAATTTCACtgaatgcaacaaaaacaaattatcTACAGTTTGGAAAAATAATTCAGGGTGAGGACATTATTCTAGAATTTGATGATAGTAAAATAGAGACAATGCAGTTTGCAAAAGTACTAGGTCTCAAT ATGCCACCAAAAGTATTAGAGCTTAGACAGGCTACAAAGGATTTGGACAAAGTACATCTGCTGAAAGAGGTGCACCTGTGA